A single window of Granulicella mallensis MP5ACTX8 DNA harbors:
- a CDS encoding CAP domain-containing protein — MKHLGILLLAVFCSTSGGALLYAQAPSVRGPGSVAEQYLFSAANSERAQRGLTLLRWDDALYRAAQAHAREMASRASISHQYPGEMELAARGHQAGFRFSSIAENVAQASTAVRIHEAWMNSPGHRENLLDPQSNAVGISVLSRNGQLYAVQDFGRTVDDLTFDEQEHTVASLLTSITPLTLLTMQEDARLTCAMAQGYAGTRSPSFVFRYTSGDLGVLPEMLQRKLASGLYHEAAVGACAPKDVQSFSYFNIVVLLYP; from the coding sequence ATGAAACATCTTGGAATTCTGTTGCTTGCCGTGTTCTGCTCCACCTCTGGTGGAGCTTTGCTGTATGCGCAAGCTCCCTCCGTTCGGGGGCCGGGCTCGGTTGCTGAGCAATATCTTTTTAGCGCAGCCAACTCAGAGCGGGCGCAACGGGGCCTGACCTTGCTGCGCTGGGACGACGCTCTGTATCGTGCCGCTCAAGCCCATGCACGCGAGATGGCCTCACGTGCCTCTATCTCCCATCAGTATCCAGGAGAGATGGAGCTTGCGGCTCGAGGTCATCAAGCGGGATTCCGATTCAGTTCGATCGCCGAAAATGTGGCCCAGGCTTCTACCGCGGTTCGAATCCACGAGGCCTGGATGAACTCTCCCGGTCATCGTGAGAACCTGCTCGACCCTCAGAGCAATGCCGTTGGGATCAGCGTGCTGAGCCGCAATGGCCAACTCTACGCGGTACAGGACTTCGGCCGTACAGTAGACGACCTGACCTTCGACGAGCAGGAGCACACCGTTGCTTCCTTACTGACTTCCATTACCCCATTGACGCTTCTGACCATGCAGGAGGATGCGCGCCTCACCTGCGCCATGGCGCAGGGGTACGCAGGTACCAGGAGCCCATCGTTTGTGTTCCGCTATACCTCGGGAGATCTGGGTGTGCTGCCCGAGATGTTGCAGCGCAAGCTGGCGTCAGGGCTGTATCACGAGGCCGCTGTCGGAGCCTGTGCGCCTAAGGATGTTCAATCTTTTAGTTACTTCAATATCGTGGTGTTGCTTTATCCCTAA
- a CDS encoding twin-arginine translocation signal domain-containing protein, whose amino-acid sequence MICILQLRKKESIVDSTKKNVELESRRDFLKMTAAASLAASVGGLMPGEAHSQAARSTGGPWYKRTYRWGQINLNEQDPLHYDMQWWRSYWKRTQIQGVIINAGGIVAFYPSKDPLHHQARFLNGGDLYGDLVRAARADGLTVFARMDCGSAFEPFYKAHPDWFAMTVEGKPYVVGGRGGDPAVGMAPGEDDDVVLYTTCINGPYYDEYIPKILREIIAHEKPDGFTDNHWAGQGRDSMCYCVNCKSKFRQASGKDLPARKDWNDPVYRQWIEWSHKRRLETWDLFTNTTKAAGGPDCIWSGMLSGNFVQAASSFRDMKELCERADIIMLDQQGRASSGFGPPGTGLNGGFQENGDTGKRVHGLGGWDKIAPESMATYGPRKAARPIPEVRMWMVEGVAGGIAPWWHHVGGYQEDRRQFLVTAPFFQWYAKHQQYLINREPIATVGIVYSERNFEWYGRDDGNYLALAPYNGMIQALIRARIPYVAVHADNIDRDANKVSLLVLPNLASMSNSQVESVQRFVSKGGSLVATDETSLYDEYGDRRPDFALGDVFGAKYTGKRVGPHNASGLDHSYLRLTPDAGQDVDGPRHGNEPPRSAARHPALRGFEETNILTFGGVLHEVKPAQDTTVLLTFVPVFPTNPPENSWMRTPRTQIPGLLVREQKGARIAYLPADIDRRYEQGNIPDHGDLLGNVVRWAAKDTIPLEVRGPGLIDCHLYRQQDRLVLHLVNLTSAGTWRTPVEELIPVGPLTVRMKVPEEVTWKRLLLTVSAETVMPVHQKGGWVQFEVKSVLDHEVVVLE is encoded by the coding sequence ATGATTTGCATTCTCCAATTGAGAAAGAAGGAGTCGATCGTGGATTCAACGAAGAAAAATGTCGAATTGGAGTCACGCCGAGATTTTCTCAAGATGACAGCAGCAGCCTCGTTGGCAGCGAGTGTGGGTGGCCTTATGCCTGGTGAGGCGCATAGCCAGGCAGCACGAAGTACAGGTGGCCCCTGGTACAAGCGAACGTATCGGTGGGGACAGATCAACCTGAACGAACAGGACCCGCTGCACTACGACATGCAATGGTGGCGGAGCTACTGGAAGCGCACACAGATTCAGGGGGTCATCATCAACGCCGGGGGGATCGTGGCCTTCTATCCAAGCAAAGATCCACTTCATCACCAAGCCAGGTTTTTGAATGGTGGCGATCTCTATGGGGATCTGGTGAGGGCGGCTCGCGCGGATGGGTTAACTGTCTTCGCCCGGATGGATTGCGGGAGTGCGTTCGAACCATTCTACAAAGCGCATCCGGACTGGTTTGCGATGACTGTCGAAGGAAAGCCCTATGTTGTCGGCGGCCGCGGAGGCGATCCGGCTGTAGGTATGGCTCCGGGAGAGGACGACGATGTGGTGCTCTACACCACGTGCATCAATGGCCCTTATTACGACGAATACATCCCCAAGATCCTGCGTGAGATTATCGCCCATGAGAAGCCCGACGGATTTACCGATAATCACTGGGCGGGCCAGGGCCGGGATAGCATGTGCTACTGCGTCAACTGCAAGAGCAAATTCCGGCAGGCGAGTGGAAAGGATCTGCCGGCCAGGAAGGACTGGAACGATCCGGTGTATCGGCAGTGGATTGAGTGGAGCCACAAGCGACGCTTGGAGACCTGGGACCTGTTCACCAACACGACCAAAGCTGCAGGCGGTCCTGACTGCATCTGGAGCGGCATGCTCAGTGGCAATTTCGTTCAGGCTGCCAGCAGCTTCAGGGACATGAAAGAACTCTGCGAGCGGGCAGACATTATCATGCTGGACCAACAGGGGCGGGCCAGCAGTGGATTTGGGCCGCCGGGCACCGGTCTCAATGGGGGATTTCAGGAAAATGGCGATACCGGCAAGCGAGTCCACGGGCTGGGCGGCTGGGACAAGATTGCGCCGGAAAGTATGGCCACCTATGGACCGCGAAAGGCCGCGCGCCCTATTCCAGAGGTTCGTATGTGGATGGTGGAAGGCGTCGCAGGCGGTATTGCACCGTGGTGGCATCATGTGGGCGGCTATCAGGAGGATCGGCGCCAGTTCCTCGTCACCGCACCTTTTTTCCAATGGTATGCAAAGCATCAACAGTATTTGATCAATCGCGAGCCGATTGCCACGGTCGGCATTGTTTATTCGGAGCGTAACTTCGAGTGGTACGGCCGGGACGACGGCAATTACCTGGCCCTTGCTCCTTACAATGGCATGATCCAGGCACTGATCCGGGCTCGCATACCCTACGTTGCGGTGCACGCCGACAATATCGATCGTGACGCAAACAAGGTTTCGCTGTTGGTTCTGCCAAACCTGGCGTCCATGTCGAATTCACAAGTGGAATCGGTACAGCGATTTGTTAGTAAGGGGGGATCGCTGGTTGCGACGGACGAGACTAGCCTCTATGACGAGTATGGCGACCGGAGACCCGACTTTGCCCTAGGCGATGTCTTTGGGGCGAAATACACGGGAAAGCGAGTCGGTCCGCACAATGCGTCTGGTCTAGACCATAGCTATCTGCGTTTGACGCCGGATGCGGGACAGGATGTAGACGGTCCGCGCCATGGAAACGAGCCCCCCAGGTCGGCCGCTCGACATCCGGCACTGCGGGGTTTCGAAGAGACCAATATTCTGACGTTTGGCGGCGTACTGCATGAGGTGAAGCCGGCGCAGGACACGACCGTATTGTTGACGTTTGTCCCGGTCTTTCCGACGAACCCGCCGGAGAACTCCTGGATGCGGACGCCGCGCACTCAGATTCCTGGCTTACTCGTCCGAGAGCAGAAGGGGGCTCGAATCGCCTATTTGCCGGCCGACATTGATCGACGCTATGAACAGGGAAACATTCCCGACCATGGGGACCTACTTGGGAACGTTGTGCGTTGGGCGGCTAAGGACACCATTCCGCTTGAGGTGAGGGGACCGGGGCTGATCGACTGTCATCTTTATCGCCAGCAGGATCGTCTCGTCCTGCACCTTGTCAATTTGACCAGCGCAGGGACCTGGCGGACTCCGGTTGAGGAGCTTATTCCGGTAGGACCTTTAACCGTGAGGATGAAGGTTCCTGAAGAGGTGACCTGGAAGCGGCTCCTCCTGACCGTATCGGCTGAAACCGTTATGCCGGTGCACCAAAAGGGCGGCTGGGTCCAATTCGAGGTGAAGTCTGTCTTAGACCACGAGGTAGTAGTGCTGGAATAG
- a CDS encoding carboxymuconolactone decarboxylase family protein, with translation MPRISRLDRSEVSPELTTIYDRYLQERGNVPYFFRTVAHRPQIFETMIAHMEAVLRTGTLSTKLKELVVVRTSQLNCTAYCLASHTAISLKLGWTTEHLEALKDWQTSSLFSEAEKEAIHLAEVMTLRSHEYSDEDMARLRRFYSEGEVVELMASVGLFNYFNRFNNMLRMEPTQPATAEELAEAGVEPAHA, from the coding sequence ATGCCACGCATCAGCCGACTCGACCGCTCCGAAGTTTCTCCCGAGCTCACCACGATCTATGACCGCTATCTGCAGGAACGCGGCAATGTTCCCTACTTCTTCCGGACCGTTGCCCATCGGCCACAGATCTTCGAGACCATGATTGCGCACATGGAAGCCGTATTGCGCACCGGAACACTTTCGACAAAGCTGAAGGAGCTGGTCGTCGTACGGACGTCGCAGTTGAACTGCACGGCGTACTGCCTGGCCAGCCACACCGCCATCAGCCTCAAACTCGGCTGGACCACGGAGCACCTGGAAGCACTCAAGGACTGGCAAACGAGTTCGCTCTTCAGTGAGGCGGAGAAAGAGGCGATCCACCTTGCCGAAGTCATGACCTTGCGCTCCCATGAGTACAGCGATGAAGACATGGCAAGGTTGCGGCGCTTCTACTCGGAAGGAGAAGTTGTGGAATTGATGGCTTCCGTTGGTCTTTTCAACTATTTCAATCGCTTCAACAACATGCTCCGCATGGAACCCACCCAGCCTGCAACCGCCGAGGAGTTGGCTGAAGCCGGCGTTGAACCTGCCCACGCCTAA
- a CDS encoding glycoside hydrolase family 2 protein, with protein MTPAFSQQPFQTLLVGLDRRTVTSLDGDWHYLVDQSPGRALYTSNGGINDKSYAMNTHPHIVGVHNEEYDFATAPTLKVPGDWNTQVPALFNYEGVVWYQRDFDAQPKPGTRSFLHIGAANYRSHVWVNQKRVCDHEGGYTPFDCEVTAVLHPGSNFVVIAVDATRLVDGIPSVGIDWFNYGGLTRDVSLVTVPKAFIDDYDVHLAHRPKFEPGNVEISGYVHVLDAPAGTAVAINIPEAGAKTTVKTDAEGNAPFSVTAPKLTLWSPESPKLYKVILTSGDDSLTDDIGFRDIRVDGTRILLNGKAIFLQGANMHAEAPIRGGRVNTDEDVTTIFNYLKDMNANFVRLAHYPHDERMEREADRDGIMVWSEIPNWQHISFDKPEVYAKDVVMLKEMIRRDRNKASVILWSISNETSNNPTRTRFLTDLANEARKLDPTRPITSAILGPRLDGNEMANNDPLCDALDVIGQNEYVGWYDGSPEDADRIHWSFPQKPVIMSEFGAEAKYGNHGETNQRWTEEQQVYVLQHQFVMLNKIPQLRGISPWILVDFRSPTRNIPKLQDGYNRKGLISEDGKKKQAFELLEKTYKEHSVGKPE; from the coding sequence ATGACCCCTGCTTTCAGCCAGCAACCGTTCCAAACTCTTCTTGTTGGCCTCGATCGCCGCACTGTCACTAGTCTCGACGGGGACTGGCATTACCTCGTGGATCAGTCTCCTGGCCGCGCTCTCTACACTTCGAACGGGGGGATCAACGACAAGAGCTATGCCATGAACACCCACCCCCACATCGTCGGCGTCCACAACGAGGAGTACGACTTCGCTACCGCGCCAACTCTGAAAGTCCCCGGCGACTGGAACACCCAGGTTCCAGCACTTTTCAACTACGAGGGTGTCGTCTGGTATCAACGTGATTTTGATGCCCAACCTAAACCCGGCACCCGTTCTTTTCTCCATATTGGCGCCGCGAACTATCGGTCTCACGTGTGGGTCAATCAGAAGCGGGTTTGCGATCACGAAGGCGGCTACACTCCCTTCGATTGCGAAGTTACTGCGGTACTGCATCCTGGTTCCAACTTCGTTGTCATCGCTGTCGACGCTACTCGACTCGTCGATGGCATTCCCTCTGTCGGCATCGACTGGTTCAACTATGGTGGCCTGACTCGGGATGTGTCTCTCGTTACCGTCCCCAAAGCCTTCATTGATGATTACGATGTACACCTTGCCCATCGTCCGAAATTCGAGCCTGGCAACGTCGAGATCTCTGGCTACGTCCATGTTCTCGACGCTCCAGCCGGAACAGCCGTCGCCATCAACATCCCCGAGGCAGGTGCTAAAACCACCGTTAAGACCGACGCCGAAGGCAACGCGCCTTTTAGCGTTACAGCTCCCAAGCTCACACTCTGGTCGCCCGAATCTCCAAAGCTCTACAAAGTCATCCTGACTTCTGGTGACGATAGTCTGACCGATGACATAGGGTTCCGCGATATTCGCGTCGATGGTACCCGCATCCTGCTCAACGGCAAGGCAATCTTTCTGCAGGGCGCAAATATGCATGCAGAGGCTCCCATTCGTGGAGGTCGCGTCAACACCGACGAAGACGTCACCACCATCTTCAACTATTTGAAGGACATGAACGCGAACTTTGTTCGTCTCGCACACTATCCTCACGACGAGCGGATGGAGCGCGAGGCCGACCGCGATGGCATCATGGTCTGGTCTGAAATACCCAATTGGCAGCACATCTCTTTTGATAAACCCGAGGTCTATGCCAAAGACGTCGTTATGCTCAAAGAGATGATCCGACGTGACCGCAACAAGGCATCGGTCATCCTTTGGTCCATCTCTAACGAGACATCCAACAACCCCACTCGTACCAGGTTCCTCACCGACTTAGCCAACGAAGCACGCAAGCTTGATCCCACCCGCCCTATTACCTCCGCGATTCTCGGACCCAGACTTGATGGGAATGAAATGGCCAACAATGATCCACTCTGCGACGCGCTCGACGTCATTGGCCAGAACGAGTACGTCGGTTGGTATGATGGATCGCCCGAAGACGCTGACAGAATTCACTGGAGTTTCCCGCAAAAGCCCGTCATTATGAGTGAGTTCGGTGCCGAAGCCAAGTACGGTAACCACGGCGAGACCAACCAGCGCTGGACTGAAGAGCAACAGGTCTACGTCCTCCAGCACCAGTTCGTCATGCTCAATAAAATCCCTCAGCTCCGCGGCATCAGCCCATGGATACTTGTGGACTTTCGTTCGCCCACGCGAAACATCCCCAAGTTGCAGGATGGATACAACCGTAAAGGATTGATCTCCGAAGACGGGAAGAAAAAGCAGGCCTTCGAACTACTCGAAAAGACCTACAAAGAGCACTCCGTAGGCAAGCCTGAATAG
- a CDS encoding NAD-dependent epimerase/dehydratase family protein → MDLRGETAVVCGAGGFIGGHLVKSLIANGIKIVRAVDIKPLNEWYQVTEGVENLSLDLKDKQNCITAADGSSLVFQLAADMGGMGFIENNKALCMLSVLTNTHMLMAAQQVGVKRFFYSSSACVYNGEKQTNPDVVALKESDAYPALPEDGYGWEKLFSERMCRHFEEDYGLICRVARYHNVYGPDGTWDGGREKAPAAICRKVIEAKNSGRHEIEIWGDGKQTRSFMYIDDCVKGTQMIVGSEIDEPINLGSSELVTIGQLVDMVEDIAGIKLKRNYNLTAPKGVNGRNSDNTLIMEKLGWEPSIRLRDGMEKTYRWIEEQIATGVKGK, encoded by the coding sequence ATGGATTTACGCGGGGAAACGGCAGTTGTCTGCGGTGCAGGCGGATTTATCGGCGGACATCTTGTCAAAAGCCTCATTGCAAATGGGATCAAGATCGTTCGAGCAGTTGATATTAAGCCTTTGAACGAGTGGTATCAGGTCACGGAAGGGGTCGAAAACCTTTCGCTTGACCTGAAGGATAAACAGAATTGCATCACGGCCGCCGACGGCAGTTCGCTGGTCTTTCAGCTCGCTGCGGATATGGGCGGCATGGGTTTTATCGAAAACAATAAAGCTTTGTGCATGCTGAGTGTGTTGACCAACACCCACATGCTGATGGCCGCGCAACAGGTGGGGGTGAAGCGGTTCTTCTACTCCTCTTCGGCCTGCGTCTACAACGGCGAAAAGCAGACGAACCCCGATGTCGTGGCTCTCAAAGAGTCCGATGCCTACCCGGCGCTGCCTGAAGACGGTTACGGTTGGGAGAAACTTTTCAGTGAGCGCATGTGCCGCCACTTTGAAGAGGACTACGGTCTTATCTGCCGCGTGGCGCGGTATCACAATGTCTATGGCCCGGATGGCACCTGGGACGGCGGGCGCGAGAAGGCCCCGGCAGCGATTTGTCGTAAAGTGATTGAGGCGAAAAACTCAGGCAGGCATGAGATTGAGATCTGGGGCGATGGAAAGCAGACCCGCAGTTTCATGTACATCGACGATTGCGTGAAGGGAACTCAGATGATCGTCGGCAGCGAGATTGATGAGCCGATCAACTTGGGATCAAGTGAGTTAGTGACAATTGGTCAACTTGTCGATATGGTGGAAGATATCGCCGGTATCAAACTGAAGCGCAACTACAATCTAACTGCTCCAAAGGGTGTGAACGGGCGCAATAGCGACAACACCCTTATTATGGAAAAGCTTGGATGGGAGCCCTCCATCCGTCTGCGTGACGGCATGGAGAAAACCTACCGTTGGATTGAAGAACAAATAGCAACCGGCGTGAAGGGCAAATAG
- a CDS encoding D-arabinono-1,4-lactone oxidase has product MDKRDFLKGSATTAVALMMGLNESKAFADDSVPRTNWSGNYHYSTNKVLQPASVAETQDAVRSVAGVRALGTRHSFNGIADSQIAQISTLKLKDVSLDAKSSTVTVGAGIRYGDLAVQLDAKGFALHNLASLPHISVGGACATATHGSGMGNGNLATAVKAVEFVAADGSVHTLSRDRDGDRFAGSVVGLGALGVVTHLTLQVQPRFEMTQVVYRDLPFSELEHHLPEIMGAGYSVSLFTDWQNGRAGEVWIKRRVDQGGASAPPARFFNATLATTKLHPILDHPAEACTDQLNTVGPWYERLPHFKLNFTPSSGQELQTEFFVPFDRGYDAIRAVETLRDVITPHLYITELRAVAADDLWMSMAYQRPSLAIHFTWKPETDAVLKLLPQIEAKLAPFGARPHWAKVFTMKSSHVAPLYPRLKDFLVLAKSFDPKGKFQNAFLQDHVDIA; this is encoded by the coding sequence TTGGACAAGCGAGACTTTCTTAAGGGGTCAGCCACCACTGCTGTGGCTCTAATGATGGGGTTGAACGAGAGCAAGGCATTCGCGGATGATTCTGTTCCCAGAACCAACTGGTCCGGGAACTATCACTACTCGACCAATAAGGTCCTGCAGCCTGCATCGGTCGCCGAAACTCAGGACGCGGTTCGCAGTGTTGCCGGGGTCCGTGCCCTCGGTACCCGGCATTCCTTCAACGGCATCGCCGATTCGCAGATTGCCCAGATTTCTACCTTGAAACTCAAGGACGTCAGCCTCGACGCGAAGTCCTCCACCGTCACCGTAGGTGCGGGCATCCGCTACGGAGACCTGGCTGTCCAGCTCGATGCGAAGGGCTTCGCGCTCCATAACCTGGCGTCGTTGCCGCACATCTCGGTCGGCGGAGCATGCGCGACCGCAACCCACGGCTCTGGAATGGGCAATGGCAATCTCGCGACCGCTGTGAAGGCCGTGGAGTTCGTCGCCGCCGATGGCTCTGTCCACACGCTTTCTCGCGATAGAGACGGCGATCGCTTTGCCGGAAGTGTTGTAGGTCTTGGAGCGCTTGGTGTCGTCACTCATCTAACACTCCAGGTACAGCCACGATTCGAGATGACCCAGGTTGTCTACCGGGATCTGCCTTTTAGTGAGCTCGAGCACCACTTGCCCGAGATTATGGGTGCAGGCTATAGCGTCTCCCTCTTCACCGACTGGCAGAACGGTCGCGCCGGTGAGGTCTGGATCAAACGCCGCGTCGATCAGGGCGGAGCCTCCGCGCCGCCAGCCCGCTTCTTCAATGCGACCCTGGCAACCACCAAGCTCCACCCCATCCTCGACCATCCAGCCGAAGCCTGCACCGATCAGCTCAATACCGTCGGCCCCTGGTACGAGCGACTGCCCCACTTCAAGCTGAACTTCACGCCCTCCAGCGGCCAGGAATTGCAGACAGAGTTCTTCGTTCCCTTTGACCGTGGCTACGATGCCATCCGGGCTGTCGAGACACTCCGCGACGTGATCACACCGCATCTATACATCACGGAACTCCGTGCCGTCGCCGCCGACGATCTATGGATGAGCATGGCTTACCAGAGGCCCTCCCTCGCCATCCACTTCACCTGGAAGCCCGAGACCGACGCGGTCCTGAAGCTACTGCCTCAGATCGAAGCCAAGCTTGCTCCCTTTGGCGCACGTCCGCACTGGGCCAAGGTCTTCACCATGAAGAGCAGCCACGTCGCACCTCTCTACCCACGTCTGAAAGACTTCCTCGTTCTCGCGAAGAGCTTTGATCCGAAGGGGAAATTCCAAAATGCCTTTCTGCAGGACCATGTCGATATTGCCTGA
- a CDS encoding WecB/TagA/CpsF family glycosyltransferase: MNADLAITDSAFMVLIWNWLQRAAITRLSGLEYLRELILQPDTREPGNTVWVMASPVSAKHNLTWLSRQGIDVPANCVYLAPMYGKEIKEVEDTDLLQMLEDLRPQHVIITVGGGTQELLGLYLKRNLSYLPSIHCIGAAIAFLSGDQIFIPVWADKMYLGWLFRSISEPRQYIPRYWDARKLFALMKRYRNRLPLADELPEL; the protein is encoded by the coding sequence GTGAACGCGGATCTTGCAATCACAGACTCTGCCTTCATGGTTCTCATTTGGAATTGGCTGCAACGTGCTGCAATTACAAGGCTTTCCGGTTTGGAGTATCTCCGTGAGCTTATTTTGCAGCCAGATACTCGAGAGCCTGGAAATACTGTCTGGGTGATGGCAAGCCCGGTCAGCGCCAAGCATAATCTGACGTGGCTCAGCCGACAGGGAATTGATGTTCCTGCCAACTGCGTTTACCTGGCACCGATGTACGGTAAAGAGATTAAAGAGGTAGAAGATACCGATTTGCTACAGATGCTCGAAGATCTGCGGCCTCAGCACGTCATCATCACCGTAGGCGGAGGAACGCAGGAGCTATTGGGTTTATACCTCAAGCGTAACCTTAGCTATCTCCCTTCAATTCATTGCATTGGTGCAGCTATTGCCTTCCTGAGCGGCGATCAGATCTTCATTCCTGTCTGGGCCGACAAGATGTATCTTGGCTGGCTCTTCCGATCGATATCGGAGCCTCGGCAATATATTCCTCGTTACTGGGACGCTCGAAAACTGTTTGCGTTGATGAAGCGTTATCGCAACCGTCTTCCTCTGGCGGACGAGCTCCCTGAACTGTAG
- a CDS encoding metallophosphoesterase family protein: MLVGVLSDTHGLLRPQVLEALAGVEHILHAGDVGDIRILDKLREIAPVTAIRGNVDTVGPCAELPATEAIELGGHFLYIVHSIEDLDLNPRAAEIQVVISGHSHKPSITQRDGVLYLNPGSMGPRRFSLPISLALLHLKPESVRAEIVEFEA; this comes from the coding sequence ATGCTGGTTGGCGTACTCTCCGACACTCACGGTCTTCTGCGACCGCAGGTCCTCGAAGCCCTCGCGGGGGTAGAGCACATTCTTCATGCGGGCGATGTCGGCGACATCCGCATCCTCGACAAGCTGCGAGAGATCGCTCCGGTGACGGCGATTCGTGGCAATGTCGACACCGTTGGCCCCTGTGCTGAACTGCCTGCGACCGAAGCGATTGAACTCGGAGGCCACTTTCTTTACATAGTGCACTCGATCGAGGACCTTGATCTCAATCCTCGTGCCGCAGAGATTCAGGTCGTCATCTCCGGCCACTCTCATAAGCCTTCCATCACTCAGCGTGACGGCGTTCTCTACCTGAATCCCGGCAGCATGGGGCCGCGTAGATTTTCACTGCCTATCTCGCTGGCCCTGCTGCATCTCAAACCCGAAAGCGTGCGAGCAGAGATTGTGGAGTTTGAGGCCTAA
- a CDS encoding ABC transporter permease, which translates to MTLDRIAHHKLAAVGIAILFLFLACALFAPFLAPHDPAQLNLSARLLPPSAAHWFGTDELGRDVLSRTIYGARVSLIVAVAVVSLSLALGLLLGSLAGFYGGITDTVVNVYLTNAFLALPGILLAVAFVAFLGPSLTNLILALALAGWVNYARLVRAQVMAMKEREFVQAARSLGASDLRLMLRHILPNIVQPLIVQAAVGMAAAVLAEATLSFLGLGVQPPTPTWGAMLNDARSHLFESPYLVFFPAAAVALCVLSFNFVGDGLRDFLDPRTRVREGL; encoded by the coding sequence CTGACTCTGGATCGAATTGCACATCACAAGCTGGCCGCTGTCGGGATTGCCATCCTGTTTCTCTTTCTGGCTTGCGCCCTTTTTGCTCCATTTCTGGCCCCCCACGATCCGGCACAACTCAATCTCTCTGCCCGGTTGCTTCCCCCCTCCGCAGCTCACTGGTTCGGCACCGATGAACTTGGCCGCGATGTGCTCTCGAGAACGATCTATGGCGCACGCGTCTCCTTGATTGTCGCCGTAGCGGTGGTCAGCCTCTCTCTTGCCCTGGGACTTCTGCTGGGCTCCCTGGCAGGCTTCTACGGTGGCATCACCGATACCGTTGTGAACGTCTATCTCACCAACGCCTTCCTGGCACTGCCGGGAATCCTGCTGGCCGTCGCCTTCGTGGCATTCCTGGGACCGAGCCTGACCAACCTGATCCTGGCGCTGGCGCTGGCGGGCTGGGTCAACTATGCGCGCCTGGTGCGTGCCCAGGTCATGGCCATGAAGGAGCGCGAGTTCGTGCAGGCCGCCCGATCGCTGGGAGCAAGTGACCTTCGGCTGATGCTTCGGCATATCCTGCCCAACATCGTGCAGCCGCTCATCGTGCAAGCCGCCGTGGGCATGGCCGCAGCCGTGCTCGCAGAGGCCACCCTCAGCTTTCTGGGGCTTGGTGTGCAGCCCCCTACGCCGACCTGGGGAGCCATGTTGAACGATGCACGCTCGCATCTGTTCGAATCGCCTTACTTGGTCTTCTTCCCTGCCGCGGCGGTGGCGCTCTGTGTCTTATCGTTTAACTTCGTAGGCGACGGCCTGCGTGACTTCCTCGATCCCCGCACACGTGTGCGGGAAGGACTCTAA